A window of Firmicutes bacterium HGW-Firmicutes-1 contains these coding sequences:
- the pflB gene encoding formate C-acetyltransferase — MKHTAWQEFKEGAWTSTIDVKDFILKNVTPYVGDESFLEGATVRTKEVLAKLDELLKEEASKNGVLEIDTKTVSSLLTFEPGYLDKDKEIIVGLQTDKPLKRAINPFGGIKMTRIACQEYGYELDDKVEQEFAYKTTHNDGVFRVYTKEMRAVRKNGIITGLPDAYGRGRIIGDYRRIALYGVDTLIMNKENDKVILGNLPMSEENIRLMEELYRQIDFLDKLKDMAKMYGHDISQPATSAKEAIQWTYYGYLAAIKEQNGAAMSLGRVSTFFDIYIERDIKNGVLTESNAQELIDDLVIKLRMARQLRTADYNELFAGDPTWVTEAIGGMSIEGRTLVSKSSYRFLNTLYTINPSPEPNMTVLWSNELPEAFKRYCAKVSMDTDSIQYENDDIMRESYGDDYGIACCVSAMKLGEQMQFFGARCNLPKVFLLALNGGTDETSGMKVGPQMSPVGDDYLDFEEVMVRFKEYQSWLCKLYVNTMNVIHYMHDKYAYEKIQMALHNTEVERFMAFGMAGLSVMADSLSAIKYAKVKPIKNDQGLIVDFEVIGDFPKFGNNDNRVDDISVDLTTDFINELRKYPTYRDATHTLSILTITSNVVYGKKTGATPDGRKAGDAYAPGANPMHNRDEMGALASLESVAKIPFDACRDGISCTFTIQPKTLGKTEEDRKVNLASILDGYFYKKAHHLNVNVLNKETLIDAMEHPENYPTLTIRVSGYAVNFIKLSKKQQLEVISRTFHEKI, encoded by the coding sequence ATGAAACATACAGCATGGCAAGAATTTAAGGAAGGTGCTTGGACAAGTACCATCGATGTAAAGGATTTTATATTAAAAAATGTTACCCCGTACGTAGGTGACGAAAGCTTTTTAGAAGGGGCAACAGTAAGAACAAAAGAGGTACTTGCAAAACTTGATGAGCTTCTAAAAGAAGAAGCTTCAAAAAACGGTGTTTTAGAAATTGATACCAAAACAGTATCTTCGTTATTAACCTTTGAACCTGGTTATCTTGACAAAGACAAAGAAATTATTGTAGGCCTACAAACAGATAAGCCATTAAAGCGAGCAATTAATCCCTTTGGTGGAATTAAGATGACAAGAATTGCCTGCCAAGAATATGGATATGAGCTAGATGATAAAGTCGAACAGGAATTTGCTTATAAAACTACGCACAATGATGGTGTTTTTAGAGTATATACAAAAGAAATGCGAGCAGTAAGAAAGAATGGTATTATTACTGGACTACCTGATGCGTATGGAAGAGGAAGAATCATTGGAGATTATAGAAGAATCGCATTATATGGTGTAGACACGTTAATTATGAATAAAGAGAATGATAAAGTAATACTCGGAAATCTTCCGATGTCAGAAGAAAATATACGACTTATGGAAGAATTGTACCGTCAAATAGATTTTTTAGATAAATTAAAAGATATGGCGAAGATGTATGGGCATGATATTTCACAACCAGCAACAAGTGCTAAAGAAGCGATACAATGGACATATTATGGATATCTTGCAGCGATTAAGGAACAAAATGGTGCTGCAATGTCACTTGGAAGAGTCAGTACCTTTTTTGATATTTATATTGAAAGAGATATAAAAAATGGTGTCCTAACGGAAAGCAATGCACAAGAATTAATAGATGACTTAGTGATTAAATTAAGGATGGCTAGACAACTGCGAACCGCTGATTATAATGAACTTTTTGCTGGAGATCCTACTTGGGTAACAGAAGCAATTGGAGGAATGAGTATTGAGGGAAGAACGCTTGTTAGCAAGAGCTCTTATAGATTTTTAAACACATTATATACCATTAATCCTTCACCAGAACCAAATATGACTGTACTATGGTCAAATGAATTACCTGAAGCCTTCAAGAGATATTGTGCTAAGGTGTCAATGGATACTGATTCTATTCAGTATGAAAATGATGACATTATGAGGGAGAGTTACGGAGATGATTACGGAATAGCTTGTTGTGTATCTGCAATGAAGTTAGGGGAACAAATGCAATTTTTTGGAGCAAGATGTAATCTTCCTAAGGTGTTTTTGCTTGCTCTAAACGGCGGAACTGATGAAACAAGTGGCATGAAGGTTGGTCCACAAATGTCGCCAGTAGGTGATGATTACTTAGACTTCGAGGAAGTCATGGTTAGGTTTAAGGAATATCAAAGCTGGTTATGTAAGCTTTATGTAAATACGATGAATGTAATTCATTACATGCACGATAAATATGCCTATGAAAAAATTCAAATGGCACTTCACAATACGGAAGTAGAAAGATTTATGGCTTTTGGAATGGCTGGGTTGTCAGTAATGGCAGACTCTTTAAGTGCTATTAAATATGCAAAGGTAAAACCTATTAAAAATGATCAGGGATTAATTGTTGATTTTGAAGTGATAGGCGATTTCCCTAAGTTTGGTAATAATGATAACCGAGTGGATGATATTTCTGTAGATTTAACGACTGACTTCATCAATGAATTGCGAAAGTATCCTACTTATCGTGATGCAACTCACACACTTTCTATATTAACCATAACTTCTAATGTTGTATATGGTAAAAAGACAGGTGCAACACCAGATGGTCGAAAAGCAGGTGATGCATATGCACCAGGTGCAAACCCTATGCACAATAGAGATGAAATGGGAGCATTGGCATCTCTTGAATCAGTAGCTAAAATTCCCTTTGATGCATGTAGAGATGGAATCTCATGTACCTTTACGATACAGCCAAAAACTTTGGGGAAAACCGAAGAAGATAGAAAGGTGAATCTAGCAAGTATACTGGATGGCTATTTTTATAAAAAAGCCCATCATCTTAATGTAAACGTATTAAATAAAGAGACTCTAATCGATGCAATGGAACATCCGGAAAACTATCCGACCCTAACAATTAGAGTATCAGGATATGCGGTAAACTTTATTAAATTGAGTAAAAAGCAACAGCTTGAGGTTATTTCTAGAACATTTCATGAAAAGATTTAA
- a CDS encoding phosphoenolpyruvate synthase translates to MTNMVKSFHDLTPELRVFAGGKGGMLARMYQDGYPVPDGFIILPEAFHMEELRSDVWDEIIIYLKDMRKNNEEAEFAVRSSALSEDSAQASFAGEFETVLNVKSDEDIKRAIYTVFKSRESKRVKAYSTVQGVEQSQQMAVVIQLMVQSEISGVLFTTDPITGSYTSMIGNYVHGLGEQLVSGEANPYDFKLIRPKGKYDGPEELKKYGSNLYKLASRLEKELNRPQDIEWTVAKGKLYLLQARPITTLTGGNLDNYEMNYSFMGDELWINTNVAEAIPDVYTPFTWSIGRQLDEALNFIPGYYIFSGNICGRPYMNISRRVSMITSVLGKNSNGALKLISDMYGELPEGMSMPIRPFSRLEVLKVMFPIIMRSTKSTLEASKNLSKFLQETPERCNKIREGIQKVNTKEELLSLWEEELQPSFLKAWLNAGASAIKMTNITALDKKLTELVGSEDANTILSNLRGGSELASLGPVIGISKVIKGEMSREEYLRKYGHRGAHEYEMSIPDPLEDSDWLGKQLEESKRSNMDVEGLLNKQYKQYEAAKIRFEDRYPNKIKWLEKKIEKAADGARLREEGRSEFVRIFRVVRAFALRAGELTGIGDDIFFLYIDEVEELLLGKISKVKYIPVRKENYEKYRALPVLPSIIRGRFNPVEWAKDPDRRTDYYDAQMPIVSTPDSQLLTGYPGAAGKVEGIVRILANCEEGDNLQPGEILVATTTNIGWTPLFPKAAAIITDIGAPLSHAAIVARELGIPAVVGCGNATTRLKTGDRVIVDGGHGEVHIMK, encoded by the coding sequence ATGACTAATATGGTAAAGAGCTTTCATGATTTGACTCCTGAACTTAGAGTATTTGCTGGTGGAAAAGGCGGTATGTTGGCTAGAATGTATCAAGATGGATATCCTGTTCCAGATGGTTTTATAATTCTACCGGAAGCTTTTCATATGGAGGAGTTAAGAAGTGACGTTTGGGATGAAATCATAATTTATTTGAAGGATATGAGAAAGAACAATGAGGAGGCAGAGTTTGCAGTAAGGTCATCTGCCTTAAGTGAAGACTCAGCGCAAGCTTCTTTTGCAGGGGAATTTGAAACGGTTCTTAATGTAAAGTCGGATGAAGATATAAAGAGAGCGATATACACAGTATTCAAATCGAGAGAGTCAAAGCGAGTAAAAGCATATAGTACTGTTCAAGGTGTGGAGCAATCGCAACAGATGGCGGTGGTGATCCAATTGATGGTACAATCAGAAATATCAGGAGTTTTATTTACTACCGATCCTATAACAGGCAGTTATACGAGCATGATAGGTAATTATGTTCATGGCTTGGGAGAACAGCTGGTATCAGGGGAAGCCAATCCCTATGACTTTAAATTGATAAGACCCAAAGGAAAATATGACGGACCAGAAGAACTTAAGAAATATGGATCAAATTTATATAAATTAGCTTCCAGACTTGAGAAAGAACTAAATAGACCTCAGGATATTGAGTGGACTGTTGCAAAGGGAAAATTATATTTACTACAAGCGAGACCGATAACCACATTGACAGGGGGTAATTTAGACAACTATGAAATGAATTATTCTTTTATGGGAGATGAACTATGGATTAATACAAATGTGGCGGAGGCAATACCGGATGTTTATACTCCATTTACTTGGAGTATAGGAAGACAACTGGATGAGGCATTGAATTTTATTCCGGGATATTATATATTTTCTGGAAATATCTGTGGTAGACCATATATGAATATTAGTAGAAGGGTATCAATGATAACGTCTGTACTCGGCAAAAATTCTAACGGTGCTTTAAAACTAATCAGTGATATGTATGGAGAATTACCCGAGGGTATGAGTATGCCGATTCGCCCATTTTCACGTTTAGAGGTGCTGAAAGTGATGTTTCCAATCATAATGCGTTCAACAAAAAGTACACTTGAGGCTTCTAAAAATTTGTCCAAATTCCTTCAGGAAACACCTGAACGATGCAACAAAATAAGGGAAGGTATTCAAAAAGTAAATACAAAGGAAGAACTACTGTCCTTATGGGAGGAAGAACTACAGCCCTCTTTCTTAAAAGCATGGTTGAATGCAGGTGCATCCGCTATTAAAATGACAAATATTACTGCGTTGGATAAAAAGCTTACAGAATTAGTTGGATCAGAAGACGCTAATACCATACTATCTAATCTCAGGGGAGGATCTGAACTAGCAAGCCTTGGGCCGGTTATAGGAATTTCCAAGGTCATTAAAGGAGAAATGAGCAGAGAGGAATACTTGAGGAAATATGGACATCGTGGAGCCCATGAGTATGAGATGTCAATACCCGATCCATTGGAAGATAGCGATTGGCTTGGAAAACAGCTTGAGGAATCTAAAAGGTCGAATATGGATGTGGAGGGGCTTTTAAATAAACAGTATAAGCAATATGAAGCTGCTAAGATAAGATTTGAGGATCGATATCCTAATAAAATAAAATGGCTTGAGAAAAAAATAGAAAAAGCAGCAGATGGTGCAAGGCTCAGAGAGGAAGGACGTTCGGAGTTTGTAAGAATATTTCGGGTAGTACGTGCTTTTGCACTTAGAGCAGGTGAGCTTACAGGTATTGGTGATGATATATTTTTCCTCTATATTGATGAAGTGGAAGAACTTCTTTTGGGAAAGATTTCAAAAGTAAAGTATATCCCTGTTAGAAAAGAAAATTATGAAAAATATCGAGCATTGCCAGTGTTACCATCTATTATTCGAGGGCGATTCAATCCGGTTGAATGGGCAAAGGATCCCGATAGAAGAACAGATTATTATGATGCACAGATGCCGATTGTAAGTACACCTGATTCACAACTTCTTACAGGATATCCAGGTGCAGCGGGTAAAGTAGAGGGAATTGTGCGTATTTTAGCAAATTGTGAAGAGGGAGATAACCTTCAACCAGGTGAAATATTAGTAGCAACAACGACGAATATTGGATGGACACCGTTATTCCCTAAAGCTGCTGCAATCATTACAGATATTGGAGCGCCCCTATCCCATGCCGCTATTGTAGCCAGAGAGCTTGGAATTCCAGCTGTAGTGGGTTGCGGTAATGCTACCACTAGACTAAAGACAGGAGATAGAGTTATTGTTGACGGTGGACATGGAGAGGTTCATATTATGAAATAA
- a CDS encoding ABC transporter has product MAKNIIEINQLTKYYGKHKGIEEVTFSVEEGEIYGFIGPNGAGKSTTIRTLLALIHPTKGNATIFGKDCIQKAAEIAQDVGYLPAEASYYEQMTVKDLLEYSAALYGINCSTRMITLSDRLQLDLKRKISQLSLGNKKKVGIIQAILHSPKLLILDEPTSGLDPLMQQIFFDILKEEKTKGATILFSSHVLSEVQKICDKVAIIKEGHIIKEQKISELKNNGYKKIELTAKAQIPKNYFAEKDIANLKQEDCHVSFLFRGNINDILEKIWHLQVEDVAIEEPTLEEIFLHYYQ; this is encoded by the coding sequence ATGGCAAAGAATATTATTGAAATCAATCAATTAACAAAATACTACGGTAAACACAAAGGCATTGAAGAAGTTACATTCTCGGTAGAAGAAGGAGAAATATACGGATTTATTGGACCAAACGGTGCGGGTAAGTCCACCACAATTCGTACTTTGCTTGCGCTTATACATCCAACAAAAGGAAATGCAACGATATTTGGAAAAGACTGCATTCAAAAAGCCGCAGAAATTGCACAAGATGTTGGATACTTACCGGCGGAAGCATCTTACTATGAACAAATGACGGTAAAAGATTTGTTGGAATACTCAGCAGCCTTGTATGGAATAAATTGTAGCACAAGAATGATAACATTGTCTGACAGATTGCAACTTGATCTAAAACGCAAAATTAGTCAGCTATCTTTAGGCAACAAAAAGAAGGTTGGTATTATTCAGGCAATTTTGCATTCCCCAAAATTACTTATTCTCGATGAGCCAACCAGTGGACTTGATCCGTTGATGCAACAAATCTTTTTTGATATTTTAAAGGAAGAAAAAACGAAAGGTGCTACAATTCTTTTTTCTTCTCATGTACTTAGTGAGGTTCAAAAGATTTGCGATAAGGTTGCTATCATAAAAGAAGGGCATATAATCAAGGAGCAAAAAATAAGTGAGTTGAAAAACAATGGATACAAAAAAATCGAACTAACTGCAAAAGCACAAATACCAAAAAATTATTTTGCAGAAAAGGACATTGCCAACTTGAAACAGGAGGATTGTCATGTATCTTTTCTGTTTAGAGGAAACATCAATGATATACTGGAAAAAATCTGGCATTTGCAAGTTGAGGATGTAGCGATTGAGGAACCGACACTTGAAGAAATTTTCTTGCATTATTATCAGTAG